A DNA window from Malus domestica chromosome 12, GDT2T_hap1 contains the following coding sequences:
- the LOC103449288 gene encoding uncharacterized protein isoform X3 yields the protein MDDFDVELEEMELTAAAAGYYYYNSITRQPCRGLSPSKACGFMTEVLSGHDDVFQEMFRMDKHVFHKLCDVLRQRGMLRDTAGVMIEEQLGIFLNIIGHNERNRVIQERFHHSGETISRHFNNVLKAVKSLSREFLQTPTPTRPSEIRGCIRFYPYFQDCLGVIGGMHIPAHVPAKDQSRFRNKKGVLSQNVLAACTFDLQFIFIYPGWEGSAAGARVLKAVLDDPHQNFPRIPEGKYYLVDTGYANMKGFIAPFQGVRYHANEYRGANQLPRNARELFNHRHSSLSNVIQRSFYLLKTRFPILKLAPQYAFHIQRDIVIAACVLHNYIRRMSKKDWLFSSAEGTTMDELPDLDDNLDTELLTSIQEHVALSVRESIATEMWDDFINKWDQW from the exons ATGGATGATTTTGACGTAGAATTGGAAGAGATGGAACTAACTGCAGCAGCTGCTGGTTACTATTATTATAACAGTATTACCAGGCAACCTTGTCGTGGTCTGTCACCTAGTAAAGCATGTGGATTTATGACCGAAGTCCTGAGTGGTCATGATGATGTGTTCCAGGAAATGTTTCGGATGGATAAACATGTGTTTCACAAGTTATGTGACGTTCTCCGGCAAAGAGGAATGCTACGTGATACTGCTGGTGTTATGATAGAGGAGCAGCTGGGAATCTTTTTGAATATTATTGGCCATAATGAACGCAACAGAGTTATCCAAGAGCGATTTCATCATTCAGGTGAAACCATCAGCCGTCATTTCAATAATGTGTTGAAGGCAGTCAAGTCACTGTCACGTGAATTTCTACAAACACCAACCCCCACCAGACCTTCAGAAATCCGTGGATGCATTAGATTTTATCCATATTTCCAG GATTGTCTCGGAGTCATTGGTGGAATGCACATTCCAGCCCATGTCCCAGCCAAAGATCAATCCCGGTTTCGAAATAAGAAAGGTGTTCTTTCACAAAATGTGTTGGCAGCTTGCACGTTTGACCTTCAGTTTATATTCATTTATCCTGGCTGGGAAGGCTCAGCTGCAGGAGCCCGTGTGTTGAAAGCAGTCCTTGATGATCCGCATCAGAATTTCCCTCGTATTCCTGAAG GAAAATATTACCTTGTCGACACAGGATATGCAAATATGAAAGGCTTTATTGCCCCATTTCAAGGCGTCAGGTATCATGCTAATGAATATAGAGGTGCAAATCAGTTACCTAGAAATGCAAGGGAGCTATTTAATCACAGGCACTCATCTCTTAGCAATGTCATCCAGAGATCTTTTTATTTGTTGAAGACTAGGTTTCCGATACTCAAACTTGCTCCTCAATACGCATTTCATATTCAAAGGGATATAGTTATAGCTGCGTGTGTTCTGCACAATTACATCCGGCGTATGTCAAAAAAGGATTGGCTGTTTTCGAGTGCGGAAGGGACAACAATGGATGAATTGCCTGATCTCGATGATAATCTTGACACAGAGTTACTTACTTCGATACAAGAACATGTTGCTTTATCAGTGAGAGAGTCAATTGCCACAGAAATGTGGGATGACTTTATAAATAAATGGGATCAATGGTAA
- the LOC103449288 gene encoding uncharacterized protein isoform X1 has protein sequence MDTSAVMDDFDVELEEMELTAAAAGYYYYNSITRQPCRGLSPSKACGFMTEVLSGHDDVFQEMFRMDKHVFHKLCDVLRQRGMLRDTAGVMIEEQLGIFLNIIGHNERNRVIQERFHHSGETISRHFNNVLKAVKSLSREFLQTPTPTRPSEIRGCIRFYPYFQDCLGVIGGMHIPAHVPAKDQSRFRNKKGVLSQNVLAACTFDLQFIFIYPGWEGSAAGARVLKAVLDDPHQNFPRIPEGKYYLVDTGYANMKGFIAPFQGVRYHANEYRGANQLPRNARELFNHRHSSLSNVIQRSFYLLKTRFPILKLAPQYAFHIQRDIVIAACVLHNYIRRMSKKDWLFSSAEGTTMDELPDLDDNLDTELLTSIQEHVALSVRESIATEMWDDFINKWDQW, from the exons ATGG ATACATCAGCTGTCATGGATGATTTTGACGTAGAATTGGAAGAGATGGAACTAACTGCAGCAGCTGCTGGTTACTATTATTATAACAGTATTACCAGGCAACCTTGTCGTGGTCTGTCACCTAGTAAAGCATGTGGATTTATGACCGAAGTCCTGAGTGGTCATGATGATGTGTTCCAGGAAATGTTTCGGATGGATAAACATGTGTTTCACAAGTTATGTGACGTTCTCCGGCAAAGAGGAATGCTACGTGATACTGCTGGTGTTATGATAGAGGAGCAGCTGGGAATCTTTTTGAATATTATTGGCCATAATGAACGCAACAGAGTTATCCAAGAGCGATTTCATCATTCAGGTGAAACCATCAGCCGTCATTTCAATAATGTGTTGAAGGCAGTCAAGTCACTGTCACGTGAATTTCTACAAACACCAACCCCCACCAGACCTTCAGAAATCCGTGGATGCATTAGATTTTATCCATATTTCCAG GATTGTCTCGGAGTCATTGGTGGAATGCACATTCCAGCCCATGTCCCAGCCAAAGATCAATCCCGGTTTCGAAATAAGAAAGGTGTTCTTTCACAAAATGTGTTGGCAGCTTGCACGTTTGACCTTCAGTTTATATTCATTTATCCTGGCTGGGAAGGCTCAGCTGCAGGAGCCCGTGTGTTGAAAGCAGTCCTTGATGATCCGCATCAGAATTTCCCTCGTATTCCTGAAG GAAAATATTACCTTGTCGACACAGGATATGCAAATATGAAAGGCTTTATTGCCCCATTTCAAGGCGTCAGGTATCATGCTAATGAATATAGAGGTGCAAATCAGTTACCTAGAAATGCAAGGGAGCTATTTAATCACAGGCACTCATCTCTTAGCAATGTCATCCAGAGATCTTTTTATTTGTTGAAGACTAGGTTTCCGATACTCAAACTTGCTCCTCAATACGCATTTCATATTCAAAGGGATATAGTTATAGCTGCGTGTGTTCTGCACAATTACATCCGGCGTATGTCAAAAAAGGATTGGCTGTTTTCGAGTGCGGAAGGGACAACAATGGATGAATTGCCTGATCTCGATGATAATCTTGACACAGAGTTACTTACTTCGATACAAGAACATGTTGCTTTATCAGTGAGAGAGTCAATTGCCACAGAAATGTGGGATGACTTTATAAATAAATGGGATCAATGGTAA
- the LOC103449288 gene encoding uncharacterized protein isoform X2 — MAVMDDFDVELEEMELTAAAAGYYYYNSITRQPCRGLSPSKACGFMTEVLSGHDDVFQEMFRMDKHVFHKLCDVLRQRGMLRDTAGVMIEEQLGIFLNIIGHNERNRVIQERFHHSGETISRHFNNVLKAVKSLSREFLQTPTPTRPSEIRGCIRFYPYFQDCLGVIGGMHIPAHVPAKDQSRFRNKKGVLSQNVLAACTFDLQFIFIYPGWEGSAAGARVLKAVLDDPHQNFPRIPEGKYYLVDTGYANMKGFIAPFQGVRYHANEYRGANQLPRNARELFNHRHSSLSNVIQRSFYLLKTRFPILKLAPQYAFHIQRDIVIAACVLHNYIRRMSKKDWLFSSAEGTTMDELPDLDDNLDTELLTSIQEHVALSVRESIATEMWDDFINKWDQW, encoded by the exons ATGG CTGTCATGGATGATTTTGACGTAGAATTGGAAGAGATGGAACTAACTGCAGCAGCTGCTGGTTACTATTATTATAACAGTATTACCAGGCAACCTTGTCGTGGTCTGTCACCTAGTAAAGCATGTGGATTTATGACCGAAGTCCTGAGTGGTCATGATGATGTGTTCCAGGAAATGTTTCGGATGGATAAACATGTGTTTCACAAGTTATGTGACGTTCTCCGGCAAAGAGGAATGCTACGTGATACTGCTGGTGTTATGATAGAGGAGCAGCTGGGAATCTTTTTGAATATTATTGGCCATAATGAACGCAACAGAGTTATCCAAGAGCGATTTCATCATTCAGGTGAAACCATCAGCCGTCATTTCAATAATGTGTTGAAGGCAGTCAAGTCACTGTCACGTGAATTTCTACAAACACCAACCCCCACCAGACCTTCAGAAATCCGTGGATGCATTAGATTTTATCCATATTTCCAG GATTGTCTCGGAGTCATTGGTGGAATGCACATTCCAGCCCATGTCCCAGCCAAAGATCAATCCCGGTTTCGAAATAAGAAAGGTGTTCTTTCACAAAATGTGTTGGCAGCTTGCACGTTTGACCTTCAGTTTATATTCATTTATCCTGGCTGGGAAGGCTCAGCTGCAGGAGCCCGTGTGTTGAAAGCAGTCCTTGATGATCCGCATCAGAATTTCCCTCGTATTCCTGAAG GAAAATATTACCTTGTCGACACAGGATATGCAAATATGAAAGGCTTTATTGCCCCATTTCAAGGCGTCAGGTATCATGCTAATGAATATAGAGGTGCAAATCAGTTACCTAGAAATGCAAGGGAGCTATTTAATCACAGGCACTCATCTCTTAGCAATGTCATCCAGAGATCTTTTTATTTGTTGAAGACTAGGTTTCCGATACTCAAACTTGCTCCTCAATACGCATTTCATATTCAAAGGGATATAGTTATAGCTGCGTGTGTTCTGCACAATTACATCCGGCGTATGTCAAAAAAGGATTGGCTGTTTTCGAGTGCGGAAGGGACAACAATGGATGAATTGCCTGATCTCGATGATAATCTTGACACAGAGTTACTTACTTCGATACAAGAACATGTTGCTTTATCAGTGAGAGAGTCAATTGCCACAGAAATGTGGGATGACTTTATAAATAAATGGGATCAATGGTAA